One Alicyclobacillus acidoterrestris DNA window includes the following coding sequences:
- a CDS encoding VOC family protein, translated as MIHKVGQVMLYVSNQAEAVSFWTDKMGFSVISEEDNGQGMRWIEIAPTKRAETSIVLHNKELISKMQPELNLGTPSLLFFTENLAELHSNLSSKGVAVGEIVHMGTRKVFNFADNEGNYFAVMEKSNS; from the coding sequence ATGATTCACAAGGTTGGGCAAGTTATGTTGTATGTAAGTAACCAAGCAGAAGCGGTGAGTTTTTGGACAGATAAAATGGGGTTTAGCGTCATTTCCGAAGAAGATAACGGTCAGGGCATGCGATGGATTGAAATCGCTCCGACAAAACGAGCAGAAACGAGTATTGTGCTCCACAATAAGGAACTTATCTCCAAAATGCAACCTGAATTGAACCTTGGTACACCTTCCTTGTTATTTTTCACAGAAAACCTTGCCGAATTACACAGCAATCTATCCAGCAAGGGAGTTGCAGTCGGCGAGATTGTACATATGGGTACTCGAAAAGTGTTTAATTTCGCAGATAATGAAGGGAACTACTTTGCGGTTATGGAAAAGTCGAATAGTTAA
- a CDS encoding EVE domain-containing protein produces MSVHIFVLNGKNFDVCIRRGIAGIPNHEKDQYNDALISRMAPIRKGDYILFYIMDVKELRGIYRVLDKPFFDTAPVWESQDPNRVYPFRVRIENSDYVFENPIKLNDVYDLKDNGLMWTFSLQRPGGASNTLFSITNDEFQHLFRLFLKLNPVLRQPNPIREPYPYHEPNLLSQLHLNSNRNPKYEYSVMALLLNEFAEGSFKDIFGEYDDFLGYIPTSFGREMDALLITHNPLTKDEVIAYNIVEVKRDRFDEDGLIQLLQYEDWFLRKKVNGDFNMLRTTAIAQTFTDKVVDYVEKRKRYEGKGINLLIFSNNEHGFDLKPLA; encoded by the coding sequence ATGTCTGTTCACATTTTTGTTCTGAATGGGAAGAACTTCGACGTATGCATTCGTCGTGGCATAGCAGGCATCCCGAATCATGAAAAGGACCAATATAACGATGCGTTGATATCACGAATGGCTCCCATTAGAAAGGGAGATTACATTTTGTTCTATATCATGGATGTCAAGGAACTGCGCGGGATATATAGAGTGCTGGATAAACCCTTTTTTGACACCGCACCCGTATGGGAGTCCCAAGACCCGAACCGCGTTTACCCGTTTCGTGTCCGAATTGAAAACTCCGACTACGTGTTTGAAAACCCGATTAAGTTGAACGATGTGTATGATTTGAAAGACAACGGCTTGATGTGGACGTTCAGCCTCCAGCGACCAGGAGGGGCTTCAAATACCTTGTTTTCGATCACGAATGATGAGTTTCAGCACCTGTTTCGCTTATTTCTAAAACTTAATCCTGTTCTCAGACAGCCTAACCCGATTCGCGAACCGTACCCATATCACGAACCAAATCTTCTAAGCCAATTACATTTAAACAGCAACCGTAATCCGAAGTATGAGTACAGTGTGATGGCATTGTTGCTTAATGAGTTTGCAGAAGGGAGTTTCAAGGACATATTCGGAGAATACGACGACTTCTTGGGGTACATACCTACGAGCTTCGGGAGAGAAATGGATGCACTACTCATTACGCATAATCCACTGACCAAAGATGAAGTCATCGCGTATAACATCGTGGAAGTAAAGAGAGATCGCTTTGACGAGGATGGGTTGATCCAACTCTTGCAATACGAGGATTGGTTCCTGCGTAAGAAAGTCAACGGTGATTTTAACATGTTGAGGACAACGGCAATCGCGCAGACCTTTACGGATAAGGTTGTCGATTACGTGGAAAAGCGGAAGCGGTACGAAGGAAAGGGTATCAATTTGCTGATTTTCTCGAATAACGAACACGGATTTGACCTTAAACCCCTGGCATGA
- a CDS encoding putative iron-sulfur cluster-binding metallochaperone has protein sequence MDDCCQIAESELASLHCPLCHQKGKRVQLITLKALLTPSALQSLDPQLSYAFCSNANCTVVYYCDQQTFDKDDVKVPVFQKDGAMGVPVCYCFGWTRERLMEAIRENQNPVQYISEQVQADRCGCEVNNPQGSCCLGNVTTFVRSIDA, from the coding sequence TTGGATGATTGTTGCCAAATCGCAGAGAGCGAACTTGCCTCTTTACACTGCCCTTTATGCCATCAAAAGGGGAAGCGAGTACAACTCATCACGTTGAAGGCTCTTCTTACGCCATCAGCCCTGCAATCCCTTGACCCGCAGTTGTCCTACGCTTTCTGCTCAAACGCCAACTGTACAGTCGTCTACTATTGCGATCAGCAGACATTCGACAAAGATGATGTCAAAGTGCCTGTGTTTCAGAAAGATGGAGCGATGGGTGTTCCTGTGTGCTATTGCTTTGGGTGGACGAGGGAGCGGCTCATGGAAGCCATTCGTGAGAATCAGAATCCCGTCCAGTACATCAGCGAGCAGGTGCAGGCAGATCGCTGTGGCTGTGAAGTCAATAATCCGCAGGGTAGTTGTTGCTTGGGGAATGTGACGACATTTGTCCGCTCCATAGATGCCTGA
- a CDS encoding DUF5946 family protein — translation MMDANIQTSHCPGCGLTFPKQQISPRHSYNAATECYEKYSELTAYTLSHRADDFIHQHVVDAYAAQHSGSGMKNISTLFALIGLYYAVEHGYNGRQVQRVHMLIARLKYPWDTLSLPQRSYSVTVMDVLHEPPGDKRDGAIREWMIDVWGCWSHQHEWVRSVCHGLLG, via the coding sequence ATGATGGATGCCAATATACAGACATCCCATTGTCCAGGGTGCGGATTGACATTCCCAAAACAGCAGATTTCGCCAAGGCATAGTTACAACGCGGCGACGGAGTGTTATGAGAAATACAGTGAACTGACGGCTTACACGCTGAGCCATAGAGCGGACGATTTCATCCATCAGCATGTTGTGGATGCCTACGCCGCCCAGCACTCTGGTAGCGGCATGAAAAACATCAGTACTCTGTTCGCCCTGATTGGGCTGTATTATGCTGTTGAACATGGATACAACGGCAGACAAGTTCAGCGCGTCCACATGCTGATAGCACGTTTGAAATACCCTTGGGACACATTATCTCTACCCCAGAGATCCTATTCCGTGACAGTAATGGACGTTTTGCATGAACCGCCTGGGGATAAGCGTGACGGCGCGATTCGTGAATGGATGATCGATGTTTGGGGGTGTTGGAGCCATCAGCATGAGTGGGTGAGGAGTGTTTGTCACGGATTGTTGGGGTAA
- a CDS encoding DUF262 domain-containing protein, whose product MKTTKSEQTVESLLRGGSTQISTDLVIQRKEDIWDRKRKSLLIHSMLMGYPIPSLFFAKEGDTFHVLDGKQRLTSIQGFVDDKYALSTSIPEISDLAGKKFSKLDKEQQQKILEYRLDLTVVEDLTEEEMEELFVRWNNGMPLVRIETTRVILGQSVHKFIREITEMPFFKEKVKLSNANKRRCVDEELVLQILALVSKRETGFSGNELKEFAKELRKDDVKEELRADIQNACHDLNKAFSGEEEFLKKLHVPMIFKLVLDMQEINRNTNRRISPKQFGEFVVNFWNNRPEEYKNASMSGSARKENVQKRLSIMTQAFEEHFGVQVKRDVPTADEEVAASVEAVEEQGE is encoded by the coding sequence ATGAAAACAACCAAAAGCGAACAGACAGTTGAGAGCCTGTTGAGAGGTGGCTCCACCCAGATTTCGACCGACCTTGTGATTCAGCGTAAGGAAGATATTTGGGATCGGAAGAGGAAATCCCTATTGATTCATTCCATGTTGATGGGATATCCGATTCCCAGTCTCTTCTTTGCAAAAGAAGGCGACACATTTCATGTTCTCGATGGCAAGCAACGCCTAACCAGCATTCAAGGCTTTGTGGATGATAAATATGCGCTATCCACTTCGATACCCGAAATTAGTGATCTGGCGGGCAAGAAGTTCTCGAAATTGGACAAGGAACAGCAACAAAAAATCTTGGAGTATCGCCTTGACTTGACTGTCGTAGAAGATTTGACCGAAGAGGAGATGGAAGAACTCTTTGTTCGATGGAACAACGGTATGCCTCTCGTGAGGATTGAAACAACCAGGGTTATCTTGGGACAAAGCGTTCATAAGTTCATTCGCGAGATCACGGAGATGCCTTTCTTTAAGGAAAAAGTGAAACTGTCAAATGCAAACAAGCGCAGATGTGTTGACGAAGAATTGGTGCTTCAGATTCTCGCATTGGTGAGCAAGCGTGAGACTGGGTTTAGTGGGAACGAACTGAAAGAGTTTGCAAAGGAATTGCGGAAAGACGATGTAAAGGAAGAGCTAAGAGCGGATATACAGAATGCCTGCCATGATCTCAATAAAGCATTTAGTGGAGAAGAGGAGTTCCTCAAAAAACTCCATGTGCCAATGATTTTTAAGTTGGTATTGGATATGCAGGAGATAAACAGGAATACAAACCGCAGGATTTCCCCGAAGCAATTTGGGGAGTTTGTTGTGAACTTCTGGAACAACCGACCAGAGGAGTATAAGAACGCATCGATGTCTGGAAGTGCGAGGAAGGAGAATGTCCAGAAACGCCTGTCCATCATGACTCAGGCGTTTGAGGAACACTTCGGAGTGCAAGTTAAACGTGATGTTCCGACTGCAGATGAAGAGGTAGCGGCGAGCGTGGAGGCGGTGGAAGAGCAGGGTGAATAA
- a CDS encoding YdeI/OmpD-associated family protein, which produces MEHKSMNPKVDAYLAQGCMRCKLGGTPNCKVHKWEEELKRLRAILLDCGLTEELKWSQPCYTYQKRNVVMMSAFKEFCSLNFMKGSLLKDTYGVLVKPGENTQVGRQIRFTNVGDIIKMEPILKEYIHEAIEVEKLGERPKIRKNPEPMPEEFHKKLHEMPDLKTAFEALTPGRQRAYILYFSAPKQSKTRESRIEKCMQRILEGKGLND; this is translated from the coding sequence ATGGAACACAAATCGATGAATCCTAAAGTGGATGCCTATCTCGCTCAGGGTTGCATGCGTTGCAAACTGGGAGGCACTCCAAACTGCAAAGTCCATAAATGGGAGGAAGAATTGAAGAGATTGAGGGCGATTCTTCTTGACTGTGGGCTGACGGAGGAATTGAAGTGGTCTCAGCCTTGTTACACATACCAGAAGCGAAACGTCGTGATGATGAGTGCATTTAAAGAATTCTGTTCATTGAATTTTATGAAAGGTTCATTGTTGAAGGATACATACGGCGTTCTCGTCAAACCTGGAGAGAATACGCAGGTGGGTCGTCAGATTCGCTTCACCAACGTGGGGGATATCATCAAGATGGAACCTATCTTGAAAGAGTATATACATGAAGCCATTGAAGTCGAGAAATTAGGGGAGAGACCGAAGATAAGAAAGAATCCAGAGCCAATGCCAGAAGAATTTCACAAGAAATTGCATGAAATGCCTGATTTGAAAACCGCTTTTGAGGCATTGACACCAGGACGGCAAAGAGCATACATTCTGTATTTTTCAGCACCCAAGCAATCCAAAACTCGTGAGTCACGAATAGAAAAATGTATGCAGAGAATTCTTGAGGGAAAGGGGCTGAATGATTAG
- a CDS encoding GGDEF domain-containing protein, translating to MHSLMTLIEQSRDWASLERGRDLFTKVADVLQHTFGIEAGMFVYRKPLVHGVINAPVRVYEPWGLGYSETELTRFIDDGAWFSGENYFVSESWLPVEEAPPVWKQVWLDAGVQSVGAWKLVVRGSCVGAMVLGRRTVPDERDAEIMETCAIHISLVLEMLVTRRIAEHASCHDPLTDILNRRGFEQEFNRIQSQHEGHLILGMLDLNGFKDINDNLGHLAGDSILMDVAQTLRQKIGKQGIAARFGGDEFVFAMEMDSENIKAITKRVMDWFADKEYSVSVGCATLGQDGVDWISCLDVADQRLYERKSRGVVLE from the coding sequence ATGCATTCATTGATGACCCTCATCGAACAATCACGGGACTGGGCATCATTGGAACGGGGTAGGGATTTATTTACCAAGGTGGCTGATGTGTTACAGCACACGTTTGGTATTGAAGCAGGAATGTTTGTATATCGAAAACCACTTGTTCATGGTGTCATAAATGCGCCAGTTCGCGTGTACGAGCCATGGGGATTAGGCTACTCTGAAACTGAGTTAACTCGCTTTATCGATGATGGTGCATGGTTTTCTGGTGAAAATTACTTTGTCAGTGAATCGTGGCTCCCTGTCGAAGAAGCTCCGCCAGTCTGGAAACAGGTCTGGCTTGATGCTGGTGTTCAATCTGTCGGGGCTTGGAAGCTGGTGGTGAGGGGTAGTTGTGTCGGTGCAATGGTTCTGGGGCGCAGGACTGTCCCTGATGAGAGGGATGCGGAGATCATGGAGACTTGTGCAATCCACATCTCACTTGTTCTTGAAATGCTGGTAACCCGACGTATTGCAGAGCATGCAAGTTGCCACGATCCGTTGACAGATATTTTGAATCGCAGGGGATTTGAACAGGAATTTAATCGCATTCAAAGCCAACACGAAGGTCACTTGATTCTTGGCATGCTTGACTTGAATGGGTTTAAGGATATCAATGATAATCTGGGTCATCTTGCAGGGGACTCGATCCTCATGGATGTGGCTCAAACACTTCGGCAGAAAATCGGAAAGCAAGGAATTGCCGCCCGTTTCGGTGGGGATGAATTTGTGTTTGCGATGGAAATGGACAGCGAGAATATCAAAGCCATCACCAAGCGTGTGATGGACTGGTTTGCCGACAAAGAGTACAGCGTCAGCGTCGGATGTGCGACGTTAGGGCAGGATGGAGTAGATTGGATTTCTTGTCTTGACGTTGCTGACCAACGACTTTATGAGCGGAAGTCACGGGGAGTCGTTCTGGAGTAA
- a CDS encoding DUF4238 domain-containing protein, whose amino-acid sequence MGDSQKVILQHYVPRMYLKHFSRPDKRAQLFVFDKEVRKSFPSSVNNIAAERFFYDLPPVESKELDFEDDPQVVEKIFSELENVVSRILKKVISSYYMTPRMKLSALTLFSPEERGNLVIYIVLQLLRTPKAREMLTEFQEKLMTAYLKTQVKSGQLRGLRVQMKEEAQSLHHAEILFTEAVVDKLCFILAQYIWCVAYRTSEEPIYTSDNPVVAYNHISKQIKMSGYGVPGIEILFPLNPDLLLILREPTHFHKYLACDGKFVELRSDATNLYNGLQVLLAKRFVFSSTNDFSLAERIVEEYPNVSLGLDINKINQSAKEWFGKT is encoded by the coding sequence ATGGGCGATAGTCAAAAGGTTATTCTTCAACATTATGTACCGAGGATGTATCTAAAACACTTTTCACGCCCTGATAAGCGAGCACAGTTATTCGTTTTTGACAAGGAGGTAAGAAAGAGTTTCCCAAGCTCAGTTAACAACATTGCGGCAGAGAGATTTTTCTATGATTTACCTCCTGTAGAATCTAAAGAATTGGATTTTGAAGATGATCCACAAGTCGTCGAGAAAATCTTCTCGGAATTAGAAAACGTCGTTAGCAGAATTCTTAAAAAAGTGATCAGTAGTTATTATATGACACCACGGATGAAGTTGTCCGCGCTCACTCTGTTCTCTCCAGAGGAGCGGGGTAACTTGGTTATTTACATAGTTCTGCAACTACTGCGTACTCCAAAAGCTCGTGAAATGTTAACTGAGTTTCAAGAGAAGCTCATGACAGCGTATTTGAAAACGCAAGTAAAATCAGGACAGTTGCGAGGCTTGCGTGTTCAAATGAAGGAGGAAGCACAGTCCCTTCATCATGCTGAGATCTTGTTCACCGAAGCGGTCGTCGATAAACTGTGCTTCATTCTCGCGCAATACATTTGGTGCGTTGCATACAGAACTTCAGAGGAACCAATTTATACATCAGATAATCCAGTGGTCGCCTATAACCATATTTCCAAGCAAATAAAGATGTCTGGATATGGTGTCCCAGGGATTGAGATTTTATTTCCGCTGAACCCAGACTTACTACTAATTTTGAGAGAGCCAACTCATTTCCACAAGTACCTTGCTTGTGATGGCAAGTTTGTTGAACTGCGTTCCGACGCGACGAATTTATACAATGGGCTTCAAGTATTGTTAGCAAAGAGGTTTGTGTTTTCAAGCACAAATGATTTTTCTTTGGCTGAGCGAATCGTAGAAGAATACCCAAATGTAAGCTTGGGGTTGGATATAAATAAAATCAACCAGTCGGCAAAAGAATGGTTTGGAAAGACGTAA
- a CDS encoding helix-turn-helix domain-containing protein yields the protein MRDDHGKREIPDSVGARIRYLRKQLNLSLKDLERMTGVSPSYINRLEKNHRKAPSVPIIYKLAPALGVAPQELMEMTEEEQREKDVIELVLTHHYTICNGIQATQPMKDSLAELLQTVMSSDLDGKNKVRDSIVIIEKVREFLRLIRE from the coding sequence TTGAGAGACGATCATGGCAAGCGTGAAATTCCTGATTCAGTAGGGGCGCGAATTCGGTACTTGCGAAAGCAACTCAATCTCTCACTCAAGGACTTGGAACGTATGACGGGGGTGTCACCGAGTTACATCAACCGACTTGAGAAGAATCACAGAAAAGCTCCGAGTGTGCCAATCATTTACAAGTTAGCTCCCGCTCTTGGGGTCGCACCTCAAGAACTCATGGAGATGACCGAAGAGGAGCAAAGGGAAAAAGATGTGATCGAGCTTGTGCTCACGCACCATTACACCATTTGCAATGGTATTCAGGCGACCCAACCCATGAAGGACAGTCTCGCTGAATTGTTGCAGACGGTGATGAGTAGTGACCTCGACGGGAAGAACAAGGTGCGGGATAGCATCGTGATCATCGAAAAGGTGCGGGAGTTTCTTAGATTGATTCGGGAATAA
- a CDS encoding TIGR04540 family protein, with translation MNLKLFYKTQRELALALNSIVDAYWQDEVDEATLFKNVQDIYTNNPDKVLKNGDFTTVLRQQCGKRRLVVVERILQMNGLLQDDSSSTSHGGNQ, from the coding sequence ATGAACCTGAAACTATTTTATAAGACTCAACGAGAGCTTGCCCTTGCCCTCAATTCGATTGTGGATGCTTATTGGCAAGACGAAGTGGATGAAGCAACTCTCTTCAAAAATGTCCAGGATATCTATACGAATAACCCAGATAAAGTGTTGAAGAATGGAGATTTTACGACCGTTTTGAGGCAACAATGTGGTAAGAGACGGCTTGTAGTCGTGGAACGAATCTTACAGATGAACGGACTGCTACAGGATGATTCATCATCCACATCCCATGGAGGAAATCAGTGA
- a CDS encoding DUF1819 family protein codes for MPERSKYSCTLTGASFLFFELKQVVLLKEQGLQDSEIREKVRAENLFGYKVKSSIKRSLPSVLRRINALDDTLRQMVIEKSLETGKIINLYAIMKTDRLFFEFMNEVVRDKFERNDYHLDRKDVNVFITAKAEQDETVALWTEKTVDRLKQAYVKVLFDAGIVRDRKTGELNRILMDEELKRHLVHIGDIAYVKAMGEWVA; via the coding sequence ATGCCAGAACGGTCGAAATATAGTTGCACTTTAACGGGTGCGTCATTTTTGTTCTTCGAATTGAAGCAGGTTGTGCTCTTAAAAGAGCAGGGGCTACAGGATTCAGAGATACGGGAAAAGGTTCGTGCTGAAAACCTGTTCGGGTATAAGGTTAAATCAAGCATCAAACGCAGTCTCCCTTCTGTATTACGCAGAATCAATGCGCTGGATGACACCTTACGTCAAATGGTCATCGAAAAGTCGTTGGAGACGGGGAAAATCATCAATCTATATGCGATTATGAAGACAGACCGCTTGTTTTTCGAGTTTATGAACGAAGTTGTTCGCGATAAGTTTGAACGCAACGATTATCATCTCGACAGGAAAGACGTGAATGTATTCATTACCGCGAAGGCGGAGCAGGACGAAACAGTCGCGTTGTGGACAGAGAAGACGGTCGATAGGCTGAAACAAGCCTACGTGAAGGTGCTGTTTGATGCGGGAATCGTGAGGGATAGGAAAACAGGAGAGTTGAACCGAATTCTGATGGATGAAGAGTTGAAGCGACATTTGGTGCACATCGGGGACATTGCCTACGTGAAAGCTATGGGGGAATGGGTGGCGTGA
- a CDS encoding DUF1788 domain-containing protein, translating into MNSISDLHKRLDKIIPKIQEDKFLEGRGLGNEISFYVFDYPPEHELIVRDYVRHIMKEFSHDGSNRRIIEIDLYKTMIEIAKEKRVFERIFQIEEKQGKEALFKAMVNFAKPDVFLQKIREKVDDHNVVLITGVGKVYPFVRSHNILNNLQEVLDKIPVIMFFPGTYDGLSLKLFNRMKDDNYYRAFRLVD; encoded by the coding sequence GTGAACAGTATCTCAGATTTACATAAACGGTTGGATAAGATAATCCCCAAGATTCAAGAGGACAAGTTTCTCGAAGGCAGAGGTCTCGGTAACGAGATCAGCTTTTATGTGTTCGACTATCCCCCTGAGCATGAGCTTATTGTGCGAGACTACGTGCGCCACATCATGAAGGAGTTCAGTCATGATGGTTCGAATCGTCGAATCATCGAGATTGACTTATACAAGACCATGATCGAGATTGCCAAGGAGAAGCGGGTCTTTGAACGTATCTTTCAGATCGAGGAGAAGCAGGGGAAGGAAGCCTTGTTCAAGGCAATGGTCAACTTCGCCAAACCCGATGTGTTTCTACAAAAAATCAGAGAGAAAGTCGATGACCATAACGTGGTGCTGATTACGGGAGTCGGCAAGGTTTATCCATTTGTACGCTCCCATAACATACTGAATAACCTTCAAGAAGTTCTGGACAAAATCCCCGTCATCATGTTCTTTCCAGGGACATACGATGGGCTGTCGCTAAAACTGTTTAATCGCATGAAGGACGACAATTATTACCGAGCGTTTCGGTTGGTGGATTAA